From Ignavibacteria bacterium:
TTTTTACTGGATCTCTTCTCCCCCAAGCTGAGTTTTTATGGCGCTGATTAAGGGGTCTGTTTCTTCCATTTCGGGCTCGGGTTCAGGTGGCGTCTGAATGCCTGTTTCGGTGTTGTATCCGTCCGTTTCCTCTCCTGAAGTGCCGTCGGTGAAATTAAATATGAAGCTTTTACCGAATACGGCTTCAGTCTTTTCAAGGAAGTATTCCCTGAGCTGCATGATGATCTTCCTGTCGTGCACGTCCTTAATTTCAACGTTCAGTTTAGAGCCTTCCAGGCTGAGGAGCTTCATATTCTGAAGCGCACTTCCAACAATGAATTTCTCCTCATTGACTTCCTTCAAAAAGTGATTCCACTTTGCAAGAACATCATTAAACGTCCCCAGCTCGGCTTCAGATGTTACTACGGGAGAAGCCGCTTTCTCTGAAGCGCCGTTACCCGGAACATTTTCCCTCATTTCCGTAGCTTTCGGGGCTGAGGGCCTGTTAAGAACTACAGGACCGTTCTTTTTAACCTCTTCCAGGTTCGCAATTGCTTCCCTTATGGAGGCTGATTTTTCAAGTCCTATCAGGTGGCAGAGTGCAACTTCAATTAAAAGCTTGTGGTTCTGCGTAAACCTCAGTTCCTGCTGGGTCTTGTTCAGATAGTTCATTATCCTTAAAAGATCCCCTTCAGAGAACTTGTCTTTGTAAGCCAGGTATTTTTCCTTGAAAATTTCCGCCGTTTCTATGAGCTTTGCTCTTCCTGTTAAAACAACCGTCATTATATTGCGGAAGTGCTCCACAAGGCCGTTCATGAAGTCGATAAAATTCCACCCGTTCTCATAAACTGTTTTTGAGACTTCAAATGCCGCGAGGAATTTCTTATCCAGTATGGCGTCTGAAATGGTAAAATATACCTCGTCGTCTATGAGGTTCAGCATCCTTGCAACAGAGGAAGCCTCAACCTTATTGCCGCTGAAGGATATTATCTGGTCAAATATGCTTTCAGCATCTCTTAAGGCACCGTCGGCCTTGCGGGCAATGATTGTAAGCGATTGGTCGTCTATTTCAATTTTTTCACTTTCGGCAATATTCTTAAGGAGGCCTTTTATTGTATCGAGCTCAATTCTTCTGAAGTCGAACCTCTGGCAGCGGGATATAATTGTAAGAGGGACCTTATGAACGTCCGTTGTAGCAAAGATAAAGATCGTATGTTCAGGCGGCTCTTCGAGCGTTTTAAGCAGAGCGTTAAACGACTCGTTGGTAAGCATGTGAACTTCATCTATGATATAGACTTTTGACTTACCCTTTGTAGGAGCATACTTAACAGATTCCCTTAAGACCCTTACCTCTTCAATCCTTCTGTTCGAGGCGCCGTCTATTTCAATAATATCCAGCGACTGCGAGGTGTTGAAGCTCTGGCACATTTCACATTCATTGCAGGGCTCAAAGCCGACGGGGTTTAGGCAGTTTAGTGTCTTGGCTAAGATACGTGCTGTTGTAGTTTTACCAACGCCGCGGGGGCCTGCAAAAAGGTAGGCATGAGCTATTCTGTTATTCTTAATAGCATTTTTCAGTGTTGTTGTAATGTGTTCCTGCCCCACAACATCTTCAAACCTGTTGGGGCGCCATTTTCTTGCAGTTACGATATAGCTCATAAAAACTTCTTAATGTAAAATATTAATTGTTAATTTCTGACCGGGTCAGATTACCGTTTGGGCACCATTAATTTTTTCAAGCACCAGACGGCCGAGTGCCTCAAGGTACTTTTGATCAATTTCATTAAATGAGTTGCAGGATGTGCTGTCGAGGTCAAGCACACCAAAGAGTTCCCCTCCTTTAAGAAGCGGGACAACAATTTCAGACCTGGACAAAGAGTCGCATGCAATGTGCCCCGGGAACTTGTCAACGTCGGGCACAATTACAGTTTCTTTTTTCTCAGCCGAAGTTCCGCAGACCCCCTGCCCTATTTTTATCTGTGTGCAGGCGATCTTTCCCTGGAAGGGACCCAGATAAAGGAAATCCCCCTTCCTTAAATAAAACCCCACCCAGCTGACTTTGGGAAAAGTCTGCTTTAAGGCGGCGGTAAAATTTGAAAGGGTTGTAACCGTGAAGTCATCACTGGCAAGAAGATTCTCCATCTGCGGGATGAGTTCACGGTATTTTTCTTCATCAGTAAGATTACTGTTTATTTCAATTGTTTCAGACATCACCGTGCCTTACTTTTTCCGCTTTGTCTTATTTGCCTGAGCTGACTTTACAGTCTGCTTTGCAGCGCCTTTTTTTGCCATGGCTGCTTTTGCCCTGGCAGGTTTTGCCTTGGCACCGGTTTTTGCAGATGTCTTATCCTTCCCGAAAACATACGGTATGGCTTCAAATATCTTACCGATAGAAACTATGGTAAGACCTTCTTTGACCTCAGGCTGAATTTCAAGCAGGTCCTTTTCGTTATCCTTCGGAATAAGAACCGTCTTCATGCCGCTTCTCTGGGCTGCAAGGAGCTTTTCATTTAAGCCGCCAATTGGAAGGACGTTACCTCTTAAGGTAATTT
This genomic window contains:
- the dnaX gene encoding DNA polymerase III subunit gamma/tau, whose amino-acid sequence is MSYIVTARKWRPNRFEDVVGQEHITTTLKNAIKNNRIAHAYLFAGPRGVGKTTTARILAKTLNCLNPVGFEPCNECEMCQSFNTSQSLDIIEIDGASNRRIEEVRVLRESVKYAPTKGKSKVYIIDEVHMLTNESFNALLKTLEEPPEHTIFIFATTDVHKVPLTIISRCQRFDFRRIELDTIKGLLKNIAESEKIEIDDQSLTIIARKADGALRDAESIFDQIISFSGNKVEASSVARMLNLIDDEVYFTISDAILDKKFLAAFEVSKTVYENGWNFIDFMNGLVEHFRNIMTVVLTGRAKLIETAEIFKEKYLAYKDKFSEGDLLRIMNYLNKTQQELRFTQNHKLLIEVALCHLIGLEKSASIREAIANLEEVKKNGPVVLNRPSAPKATEMRENVPGNGASEKAASPVVTSEAELGTFNDVLAKWNHFLKEVNEEKFIVGSALQNMKLLSLEGSKLNVEIKDVHDRKIIMQLREYFLEKTEAVFGKSFIFNFTDGTSGEETDGYNTETGIQTPPEPEPEMEETDPLISAIKTQLGGEEIQ
- a CDS encoding GAF domain-containing protein, with the translated sequence MSETIEINSNLTDEEKYRELIPQMENLLASDDFTVTTLSNFTAALKQTFPKVSWVGFYLRKGDFLYLGPFQGKIACTQIKIGQGVCGTSAEKKETVIVPDVDKFPGHIACDSLSRSEIVVPLLKGGELFGVLDLDSTSCNSFNEIDQKYLEALGRLVLEKINGAQTVI